In Leifsonia sp. PS1209, the genomic stretch AACACCGACACGAGGCCGAGGTAGGCTCCGGCGCCGACGATCGCCCAGAGGGTGTCCGCCGAGGCGAAGTCCGCGGAGAAGCCCTTGCCGGACAGCACGGGGGCCGCGATGGCCCAGGAGCCTGCGACGGTGACGACGCCGACCACGAACGAGGCGATGAAGAGCACGATCGCCTTGGCGGCGAGCACGGGCAGGCGCTTGGGAACGGCTGCGAAGGACGACCGGATCATCCCGGTCGAGTACTCGCCGCTGATGGCGAGGACACCGAGCACGGCGACGGCCAGCTGGCCGAACGTCACGCCGAACGACGCGGTGTTGACCACGAACGCCGAGTGCTGGGCGGCCGGGACCTGCTTCGCGATCGTGTCGGGGATGGTGAACGCGACCAGGCAGGTCATCCCGAGCCCGATCACCACGACGATCGCGTACGTCCAGAACGTCGAGCGCAGCGAGCGCAGCTTGATCCACTCCGACCGTACGACGCGGGCGAAGTTCAGGTGTCCGAGCGAGGTGTGCCGGATGGGGGCGGTTGCTGTTGCGGTGCTCATCGGGAGACCTCCGTGCGGTATTCGACCTCGTCCTGCGTCAGTTCGAGGTAGGCCTCTTCGAGGGAGGCGTTGAGGGGGGTCAGCTCGTGGAGGACGATGCCGAACTGGGCGGCGGCCTCTCCGACCT encodes the following:
- a CDS encoding ABC transporter permease subunit, with the protein product MSTATATAPIRHTSLGHLNFARVVRSEWIKLRSLRSTFWTYAIVVVIGLGMTCLVAFTIPDTIAKQVPAAQHSAFVVNTASFGVTFGQLAVAVLGVLAISGEYSTGMIRSSFAAVPKRLPVLAAKAIVLFIASFVVGVVTVAGSWAIAAPVLSGKGFSADFASADTLWAIVGAGAYLGLVSVFALGLGTILRAGAGGIAAALGVVFLLPIIVNLVGSLTNIEWITKANNYLISAAGAGMAGSDNGGFEPWANVLIVLAWTAVSFVIGAIILKRRDA